One part of the Coffea eugenioides isolate CCC68of chromosome 10, Ceug_1.0, whole genome shotgun sequence genome encodes these proteins:
- the LOC113749465 gene encoding transcription termination factor MTERF4, chloroplastic-like, which yields MFARISRLEGNPTRIFCFKSLLQYYSSTSTAVPAAALKPQNQFLAEYLINSLGFSKQEAISASNKVKRLNSIEKDFDLVVDFLKKTGLNQSQIKSLVSVTPQVLLSKVDKTLKPKLQILRDIGLSGSDLVKVVMNYRTFFLLGLDNHLKHHVNYLRTVLGSDEKVALALKKYGMLLDHRAPERLASTVSLLQKVGFSDENVVRFIMRNPKRSLVIKPGWIEDILHRVENELGIPRESRMFFYGIEALASVSKSTLEMKLDNLRSFGWPDEEIFQLIRKLPFILNLSVGKVGAALDFYMKELGCTPDYLASRPVFFSFDLERRVKPRVRVLETLNKKKLNTKNTGLDRVLGMPESKFVNNFLLPHKDILPNMYEQYLKSVGQQKAKELCVKGEAEFRPSKHC from the exons ATGTTTGCCCGCATTTCCCGGCTTGAGGGGAACCCTACCAGGATTTTCTGCTTCAAATCTCTCCTTCAGTACTACTCCTCCACCTCCACAGCCGTCCCAGCAGCTGCTCTGAAGCCTCAAAACCAATTCTTGGCGGAGTACTTGATAAACTCACTCGGATTCTCAAAGCAAGAAGCCATCTCCGCTTCTAACAAGGTAAAACGCTTGAATTCCATCGAGAAAGATTTCGATTTAGTCGTTGATTTTTTGAAGAAAACGGGACTGAACCAGTCCCAGATCAAAAGCCTTGTTTCCGTGACACCCCAAGTACTTTTGAGCAAAGTGGACAAAACTCTGAAACCCAAGCTCCAAATTCTCCGAGATATTGGCTTATCTGGGTCGGACCTTGTTAAGGTTGTCATGAACTATAGAACCTTTTTTCTATTGGGATTGGATAATCATCTTAAGCACCATGttaattatttgagaactgtgTTGGGGAGTGATGAGAAAGTTGCTTTAGCTTTGAAAAAGTATGGTATGTTGCTTGATCATCGTGCCCCCGAAAGGTTAGCATCCACTGTCTCGTTATTGCAGAAGGTGGGGTTTTCTGATGAGAATGTTGTTAGATTTATAATGAGGAATCCGAAGCGAAGTTTGGTAATAAAGCCTGGATGGATAGAGGATATATTGCATAGAGTGGAAAATGAATTGGGGATTCCTCGCGAATCTAGGATGTTCTTCTATGGAATTGAAGCTCTAGCTTCTGTTAGCAAGTCAACACTGGAGATGAAGCTTGATAACTTGAGAAGTTTTGGCTGGCCTGATGAGGAAATATTCCAATTGATTAGGAAGCTACCCTTTATTTTGAACCTGTCGGTGGGTAAAGTAGGAGCAGCTTTAGATTTTTACATGAAGGAACTTGGATGTACTCCGGATTACCTGGCTTCGCGCCCAGTGTTTTTTAGTTTTGACTTGGAGAGAAGGGTTAAGCCAAGAGTTAGAGTTTTGGAGACTCTTAATAAGAAGAAGTTGAACACGAAGAATACAGGCCTTGATAGAGTTTTGGGCATGCCTGAATCAAagtttgtgaacaattttcttctCCCGCACAAGGATATATTACCTAATATGTATGAACAGTATCTAAAGAGTGTTGGACAACAGAAGGCAAAGGAACTCTG TGTTAAAGGTGAAGCAGAGTT